TTGTCTTTGCCATGAAACAAAAGATGTTTCAAGTTTTCCATTTTGTTGAATACGGTTTATGTGTTCCGCTAATGGTCCTGAATTTTTAGACATTAGCATAACTAAGTCTTTAAAATTACCCTTGGAATTTGAAGACCAATCCTCAAAATGTCCGCGAAATGCTAGGTTATGACGTGCCATGTATATAACAATGTCTATAAGCTCTAATAAAACGTGTCTATTCATTGCTATCTgagtttttctattattttcaatcaaagGTAAAATTGGCACATTTTTTTGACGtaacttaaactttaaagatGATGTTACATGATCTGGAGTTAATTCATGTCTTTGAATAGcaaatgaacaatttttccatttattaaaTCCTTCTTTGGTCCATGATTTTTCCAAATTACTATGTAAATTAGTTCCAAAAAGCATACAAtgtatgcaaaatattttatttttgcttactGAATAAGATAACCAATCACGATGACATTTTGATTTATCagataaaattctataataatgtttatcattaaaacttctttttattttttctttgttaatttcatatggaaatattttattaggtaaatcATTTTGTAACGGTTGACTAggaccaaattttaaaatgtaatctttaatttttggtGACAAAAAAGACATTTTAGCAAAAATTGCaggatcatttttaattatatccatATCCATctcatctaaaataaaaattattatcaaaaaattttaggtaagtaaatagttttttgggaaaatataaatttaattgggcTTTGCTATCTAGCAAATACAATTaagtatcaattttaaaaaaacaatacacatatgatgaataaaaaaagggTTAGTAATACTATCTGACAGTTGCATATAccaataatctattataaaactaataatatgcgaagatacaaaacattaaatattcaaaatatataaataggtaggtactttaaaaaaaaaagaataaaataagtaggtatatacctttatttttcaaatctgAGTTTATCTCAGTGTCTTTTTGAAATTCACATTCAACCAAAGATTCTTTATTAACTGGTAGACTGTGATATTCGTTTAAATCATTGTCCACATCAGCAAGAACtggaaatatgtattaaattaaagttagttGTATATCCAAtaggaatattaattataaaaaggtGTATAATATGGATATATCATAGATAAAtacctttatttttcaaatctgAGTTTATCTCAGTGTCTTTTTGAAATTCACATTCAAccaaaaattctttattaacTAGTATACTTTGGTcttcatttaaatcatttttaacaacaaGATCTggaaatatatactaaattaaagcTAGTTGTGTAtccaataatacaattgatcATAAAAACACTATGTGTACCTATCATTTGTTaatgtataagaataaaaatttattatacagttatacaagTTAGGAGACATACTTTTAGtt
Above is a genomic segment from Aphis gossypii isolate Hap1 unplaced genomic scaffold, ASM2018417v2 Contig00840, whole genome shotgun sequence containing:
- the LOC126555412 gene encoding uncharacterized protein LOC126555412 yields the protein MSSVCKCDCGKLNSSMNDVNWSRHINACKVRKIKRNSHDIKSFFSGNENKKSKLFHQFPDVKNNLVVKNDLNEDQSILVNKEFLVECEFQKDTEINSDLKNKVLADVDNDLNEYHSLPVNKESLVECEFQKDTEINSDLKNKGIYLLI